The Euphorbia lathyris chromosome 3, ddEupLath1.1, whole genome shotgun sequence genome contains a region encoding:
- the LOC136222996 gene encoding peptide deformylase 1A, chloroplastic: METLHRFSLRLLADKCVNPTTLSPIYRFTRMPISKPQFLSSTIRRPFSSPPIAKAGWLLGLGDKKKNNNMRSSLPDIVKAGDPVLHEPAREVAPEDIGTERIQKIIDDMVKVMRIAPGVGLAAPQIGIPLRIIVLEDTSEYISYAPKEETKMQDRRPFDLLVIVNPKLIKKTNTTALFFEGCLSVDGFRAVVERCVNVEVTGLSRYGQPIKVDASGWQARVLQHECDHLDGTLYVDKMVPRTFRTVDNLNLPLAEGCPKLGVRT, from the exons ATGGAGACCCTTCACCGGTTCTCCCTCCGTCTCCTCGCCGATAAATGTGTCAACCCAACCACACTTTCTCCGATATATCGTTTTACTCGAATGCCCATATCCAAGCCCCAGTTTTTGAGCTCCACCATCAGAAGGCCCTTCTCTTCCCCTCCAATTGCTAAAGCTGGTTGGCTTCTGGGTCTTGGggacaagaagaagaacaacaaCATGAGAAGTAGCTTGCCGGATATAGTTAAAGCGGGTGACCCAGTTTTGCATGAACCGGCTCGAGAAGTTGCTCCTGAGGATATAGGAACAGAGAGGATACAGAAAATAATTGATGATATGGTTAAGGTTATGCGAATTGCTCCTGGTGTCGGCCTCGCTGCTCCTCAGATTGGAATTCCTTTGAGG ATCATAGTTCTGGAAGATACAAGTGAATATATCAGTTATGCTCCCAAGGAAGAGACTAAAATGCAGGATAGACGCCCTTTTGATTTATTG GTCATTGTGAATCCAAAACTTATAAAGAAGACCAACACAACTGCACTATTTTTTGAAGGCTGTTTGAG TGTTGATGGGTTCAGAGCAGTAGTGGAGAGATGTGTTAATGTCGAGGTAACAGGTTTGAGTCGATATGGCCAACCGATCAAAGTGGATGCATCCGGGTGGCAGGCCCGTGTCTTACAGCATGAGTGTGATCATTTGGATGGAACTCTATATGTTGATAAGATGGTTCCAAGAACATTTAGAACTGTTGACAATCTGAATTTACCTCTAGCTGAGGGTTGTCCCAAGCTCGGTGTCCGGACTTGA
- the LOC136222995 gene encoding dehydrodolichyl diphosphate synthase 6-like, protein MGMHSSSGLGNLYQSLCRFIRICMFCVLSMGPIPNHVAFIMDGNRRYAKKKKSKEGAGHRAGFSSLISILKYCYELGVKYVTVYAFSIDNFKRSPDEVTEVMDLMLEKTEELLQKESIVHQYGIRVRFIGNLKLVSEALKIAAEKVMKATANNTKCTLLICIAYTSRDEIVHAVQGSCINKWKEIRTLKFSKTNNICAEEVKEENKKNDVDKRDGSAKCLTCFEDSKMMQEKYSIIKLIDIEKHMYMSVAPEPEILIRSSGETRLSNFLLWQSTNCLLYSPNALWPEIGLWHFILAVLNFQHNHSYLEKESNHF, encoded by the coding sequence ATGGGAATGCATAGCAGTAGTGGATTGGGTAACTTGTACCAAAGTTTGTGTCGTTTTATAAGGATTTGTATGTTTTGTGTGCTGTCTATGGGGCCCATCCCCAATCATGTTGCTTTCATAATGGATGGAAATAGAAGGTATGCTAAGAAGAAGAAGTCCAAAGAAGGGGCTGGTCACAGAGCTGGATTTTCATCTCTCATATCCATACTTAAGTACTGCTATGAACTGGGTGTGAAATATGTGACTGTTTATGCCTTTAGCATAGATAATTTTAAAAGATCTCCTGACGAGGTTACAGAAGTTATGGACTTGATGCTAGAAAAAACTGAAGAATTGCTCCAAAAAGAAAGCATTGTGCACCAATATGGAATCAGGGTGCGTTTTATAGGTAATTTGAAACTTGTTAGTGAGGCTCTAAAGATTGCAGCAGAAAAAGTCATGAAGGCTACTGCTAATAACACCAAGTGTACCCTTTTAATCTGCATTGCATATACTTCACGTGACGAGATTGTACATGCTGTTCAAGGTTCTTGTATAAATAAATGGAAGGAAATTCGAACATTGAAGTTTTCTAAGACTAATAATATTTGTGCTGAAGAAGTGAAGGAAGAGAATAAGAAAAATGATGTAGACAAGAGAGATGGAAGTGCAAAATGTTTGACTTGTTTTGAGGATAGCAAGATGATGCAGGAGAAGTATTCGATAATAAAGCTGATAGACATTGAGAAACACATGTACATGTCAGTAGCTCCTGAACCTGAGATCCTGATTAGAAGTTCTGGAGAGACCCGCCTGAGCAACTTCTTACTTTGGCAGTCGACCAACTGCCTTCTGTATTCACCAAATGCATTGTGGCCTGAGATTGGTCTATGGCACTTTATTCTGGCAGTCTTAAACTTCCAGCATAACCATTCTTATTTGGAAAAGGAAAGTAACCACTTCTAA